From Hydrogenobacter sp., a single genomic window includes:
- a CDS encoding 2-dehydropantoate 2-reductase, with protein PGKDLKSIRVEGIWGEFEQNVRVIDDVSLIPYRPNVIIICVKSYDTENALRSVSKLVKEGSYILIAQNGYGNYERAVELFGKDRVILSRVIFGAKLSELGSVKVTVCADDVVLGSPSGSVEEAFLKDLAQALRKAGIPTRYEREVYKYLWEKIIYNCALNPLGALFSATYGQLAENPHTREIIDGIIDEIFEVLTVSNIQTFHASSQRYKEHFYSKLLPPTAEHYPSMLEDLKRGRTEIDTLNGAIVKLAFKVGIKAPINQVITDMIKARESLR; from the coding sequence CCCGGAAAAGATCTCAAAAGTATAAGGGTTGAAGGCATATGGGGTGAGTTTGAGCAGAATGTCAGGGTGATAGATGACGTCTCTCTCATTCCTTACAGACCCAATGTTATAATTATCTGCGTAAAAAGCTATGATACTGAAAACGCTCTAAGGAGCGTTTCCAAATTGGTAAAGGAAGGCTCTTATATTTTGATAGCACAGAACGGTTATGGCAATTACGAAAGAGCTGTAGAGCTTTTCGGAAAAGATAGAGTGATCCTTTCAAGAGTCATATTCGGAGCAAAGCTCTCAGAATTGGGAAGTGTGAAAGTGACTGTATGTGCGGATGATGTAGTACTCGGTAGCCCTTCAGGTAGTGTAGAAGAAGCCTTTTTGAAAGATCTGGCACAGGCTCTGAGAAAGGCTGGAATTCCCACGAGGTATGAGAGAGAAGTTTACAAGTACCTTTGGGAAAAGATTATATACAACTGCGCTCTAAATCCTCTCGGTGCTTTGTTTTCGGCAACTTATGGGCAGCTTGCAGAAAATCCCCACACCAGAGAGATCATAGATGGAATAATAGATGAGATCTTTGAGGTTCTGACAGTTAGTAACATACAGACTTTTCACGCATCTTCTCAAAGATACAAGGAACACTTTTACAGCAAACTTTTGCCACCTACTGCGGAGCATTATCCCTCCATGCTTGAAGACCTAAAAAGGGGAAGAACGGAGATAGATACCCTCAACGGTGCGATAGTTAAGCTTGCTTTTAAAGTAGGAATAAAAGCACCCATCAATCAGGTAATAACAGATATGATAAAGGCAAGAGAAAGCCTCAGGTAG
- the polX gene encoding DNA polymerase/3'-5' exonuclease PolX encodes MSKNKEIAQIFEKMADILEFLGDNPYRISTYRRVANVLSELSVDVEELVKSGKIYHIPGIGESSIEKIIEYLRTGKISRYEELKGKVPEDLLELMNVPSIGPKTLKLAYEKLGVTSREDFMRAVRSGMLATLPGFGEKKLQNIMRGIELWEKSKERMTLIEAYEIGEDYIAYMRELGDLIEGIELAGSLRRRKETVGDIDILVSAQKENWSKVHQHFVEFPQVKEVLLKGETKSSVILKNGRQVDLRTVEAHQWGSALQYFTGSKEHNIRIRDIAKAKGLKISEYGVFKADTDEWLGGKNEEEVYNLIGMQMPPPEIRENAGEVELSLEWKLPKLLSREDIKGDFHIHTNWSDGIGSLEEMVETAYRIGHRYVVIGDHSQSSRVAKGLDMQRYKQQWKEIDKLRERYEAQGFYILKGCEVDILPDGSLDLPDHLLAEFDFVVASIHARFSQNNTYRILKAMENPYVNLIGHPTGKSYGTREGYPLDMDRIIEAARETGTALELNTFRADLSPENVRKCMEQGVFIAIVTDAHAPSHLKYIDLGVGLARRGWALPELVLNTRDVWDIREFVLKKRKLMMAT; translated from the coding sequence ATGAGCAAGAACAAAGAAATAGCTCAGATATTTGAAAAAATGGCTGACATACTCGAATTTCTCGGAGACAATCCTTACAGAATATCCACGTATAGACGTGTGGCTAATGTTCTTTCTGAGCTAAGTGTGGATGTAGAAGAACTGGTAAAAAGCGGTAAGATATATCACATACCGGGTATAGGAGAGTCAAGTATAGAAAAAATAATAGAGTACCTGAGAACAGGAAAGATATCCAGATACGAAGAGCTAAAGGGAAAAGTGCCTGAAGATCTTCTTGAGCTTATGAACGTTCCGAGCATAGGACCTAAAACATTAAAGCTCGCTTACGAAAAGCTGGGTGTCACAAGTAGGGAAGATTTTATGAGAGCGGTTAGGAGTGGTATGCTGGCAACCTTACCAGGCTTTGGGGAGAAAAAACTCCAGAACATTATGAGGGGAATTGAGCTGTGGGAAAAAAGCAAAGAGCGAATGACCCTCATAGAAGCTTACGAAATAGGTGAGGATTATATCGCTTATATGAGGGAATTGGGAGACTTAATTGAAGGTATAGAGCTTGCGGGTAGTTTGAGAAGAAGGAAGGAGACAGTTGGGGACATAGATATACTTGTATCAGCTCAGAAAGAGAACTGGAGCAAAGTACATCAGCACTTTGTGGAATTCCCTCAGGTCAAGGAAGTGCTTTTGAAGGGAGAAACCAAGTCAAGTGTGATACTAAAAAATGGAAGACAGGTAGATCTGAGAACAGTTGAGGCGCATCAATGGGGTTCAGCCCTTCAGTACTTCACAGGCTCAAAGGAGCATAACATAAGGATAAGAGATATAGCCAAAGCAAAAGGTTTAAAGATAAGCGAGTATGGGGTTTTTAAAGCTGACACAGATGAGTGGTTGGGAGGCAAAAACGAGGAGGAGGTTTATAATCTGATAGGTATGCAGATGCCTCCACCGGAAATAAGGGAGAATGCGGGTGAAGTGGAGCTTTCTCTTGAATGGAAACTTCCCAAGCTTCTTTCACGGGAAGATATAAAGGGGGACTTTCACATACACACAAACTGGAGTGACGGCATAGGCTCTTTGGAAGAGATGGTTGAAACAGCTTATCGTATAGGTCACAGATATGTGGTGATAGGTGATCACTCTCAATCCTCAAGGGTTGCAAAGGGTCTTGATATGCAAAGATACAAACAGCAGTGGAAGGAAATAGATAAGCTCAGAGAAAGGTACGAAGCTCAAGGTTTTTACATACTCAAAGGTTGTGAGGTAGACATACTTCCTGATGGAAGTCTTGATCTTCCGGATCATCTGCTTGCAGAGTTTGATTTTGTCGTTGCCTCCATACATGCGAGGTTTTCACAAAATAACACATACAGGATACTCAAGGCTATGGAAAATCCCTACGTGAACCTCATAGGACATCCTACAGGAAAGTCTTACGGCACCAGAGAGGGCTATCCCTTAGACATGGACAGGATCATAGAAGCTGCAAGAGAGACAGGTACGGCTCTTGAACTAAACACCTTCAGAGCGGATCTTTCACCTGAGAATGTTCGCAAATGTATGGAGCAGGGGGTTTTCATAGCTATAGTTACCGATGCACATGCGCCTTCACACCTTAAGTATATAGATCTCGGAGTAGGTTTGGCAAGGAGAGGCTGGGCTTTGCCTGAACTTGTTTTAAATACGAGAGATGTATGGGATATAAGAGAATTTGTTCTCAAAAAGAGGAAGCTTATGATGGCTACCTGA
- the hemC gene encoding hydroxymethylbilane synthase — MRLKIGTRKSKLALWQADFIKRKLQQMGHDVQLVLITTSGDKILDVPLAKIGGKGLFVKEIEDALLSGEIDMAVHSLKDVPMTLPKGLKIGAVTERENPFDVLISVGNVTFEELPTNAKIGTSSLRRQVQIKRRRRDLQVETLRGNVDTRIRKLQDGLYDAIILAYAGIKRMGFEDKVSQVLYDFIPAVGQGCLAIEIREDDREIEKIVSELDHLPSRVRAECERAFLKELQGGCQVPIGAYAWIEGEDIFIKGFVSDLEGIKFIEGMRSGEVKRAEEIGKALAQELLRKGAKEILREVYEWNR, encoded by the coding sequence ATGAGGTTAAAGATAGGTACACGAAAAAGTAAGCTCGCCCTTTGGCAGGCGGACTTTATAAAAAGGAAGTTACAACAGATGGGACATGATGTACAACTCGTTCTTATTACAACTTCCGGGGACAAGATCTTGGATGTACCTCTTGCTAAGATAGGGGGAAAGGGGCTTTTTGTTAAGGAGATAGAAGATGCACTTTTGAGTGGGGAGATAGATATGGCTGTCCATTCCTTAAAGGATGTTCCTATGACACTTCCCAAAGGTTTGAAGATTGGGGCTGTAACTGAAAGGGAAAATCCTTTTGATGTGCTTATATCCGTAGGAAATGTAACTTTTGAGGAGCTACCCACAAATGCCAAGATAGGCACTTCTTCCCTAAGGAGACAAGTTCAGATAAAGAGAAGGAGAAGAGATCTTCAGGTTGAAACACTTAGAGGTAACGTGGATACGAGGATAAGGAAACTTCAAGATGGTCTTTACGATGCTATAATTTTGGCTTACGCCGGCATAAAGAGAATGGGATTTGAAGACAAGGTATCACAGGTACTATACGACTTTATACCGGCGGTAGGACAAGGCTGTTTGGCTATTGAGATAAGAGAAGATGACAGAGAAATAGAAAAAATAGTGAGTGAGCTTGACCACCTTCCGAGCAGAGTGAGGGCAGAATGCGAGAGGGCTTTTCTCAAAGAGCTTCAAGGTGGCTGTCAGGTACCAATAGGTGCTTACGCATGGATAGAAGGGGAAGATATCTTCATAAAAGGTTTTGTCTCTGACCTTGAAGGAATTAAATTTATAGAAGGAATGAGGAGCGGAGAGGTAAAGCGTGCTGAAGAAATAGGAAAGGCGCTCGCGCAGGAGCTTCTTAGAAAAGGTGCTAAGGAAATCCTTAGGGAGGTTTACGAATGGAACAGGTAG
- a CDS encoding ATP-binding protein, translating to MEQVGIVLGTKPISPLEFWIGIEEEHLLQLDDVVYVETALKDTKVFFYGIVQDVQKFLEGAESVYDAHLVTRGIIPVNIAYTAKVNVTRVEPEIFVPPSPGDPVFKATGKHFEKALYYDHMKVKIPAGLTRSGDPIYLNYHFLNGKEGAHVSISGMSGVATKTSYALFLLYSLLSKADDVKQGVHGVIFNVKGKDLLWIDKKNKVFSDEDRKAFERLGLKPEPFKKVIFYVPPEESDPHIPECERLDDKVVSFYWSVREFAQEGLIKFMFVEGEEGMSNINYAIDKVANKLYELAKRSPEGRLIDDYGRDIESLQDLEKILEEAIQDKEQNKSSELYKGWFGDAQLQTAYAFMRRFHRASEKIRRLIRENVSSSVKWKEQKLSVIDISGLHSIAKMFVVGAILKKIFKEKEESSNPYPKLFVVLDELNKYAPKEGWSPIKDIVLDIAERGRSLGVILIGAQQTASEIEKRVLANSAVKIVGRMDSSEVLSKEYEFLIGNFRQRAIMLKKGTMIMYQPDVPTPLIFRFPRPPWATKKEEVEEEVHVPEDFNNF from the coding sequence ATGGAACAGGTAGGCATAGTTCTCGGAACAAAACCTATATCTCCCCTTGAGTTCTGGATAGGTATAGAGGAAGAACACCTCCTTCAGCTTGATGATGTGGTGTATGTGGAGACAGCATTAAAAGACACTAAGGTTTTCTTTTATGGAATAGTTCAGGACGTGCAGAAATTCCTTGAGGGTGCAGAGTCAGTTTACGATGCCCATCTTGTCACGCGCGGTATCATACCCGTAAATATAGCTTATACGGCTAAGGTGAACGTTACCAGAGTAGAACCGGAAATCTTCGTTCCGCCAAGTCCCGGAGATCCCGTTTTTAAAGCTACTGGCAAACATTTTGAGAAGGCGCTCTATTACGATCACATGAAAGTTAAAATACCGGCTGGTCTTACAAGAAGTGGAGATCCGATTTATTTGAATTATCACTTTCTTAACGGTAAAGAGGGCGCTCACGTGAGTATATCTGGTATGTCAGGTGTAGCTACAAAAACATCTTACGCGCTTTTTCTTTTGTATTCGTTGCTGAGCAAAGCTGACGATGTAAAGCAGGGTGTTCACGGTGTTATATTCAACGTAAAGGGAAAAGATCTCTTGTGGATAGATAAAAAAAATAAGGTCTTTTCGGATGAGGACAGAAAAGCTTTTGAAAGACTTGGGCTAAAACCTGAACCTTTTAAAAAGGTGATCTTTTACGTTCCACCAGAAGAGAGTGACCCTCACATTCCCGAATGTGAAAGACTTGATGATAAAGTAGTATCTTTCTACTGGAGCGTAAGGGAGTTCGCACAGGAGGGGCTTATAAAGTTTATGTTTGTTGAAGGCGAAGAAGGTATGTCCAACATAAACTACGCAATAGATAAGGTGGCAAACAAACTCTACGAACTTGCAAAGCGCAGTCCAGAAGGAAGACTTATAGATGATTACGGTAGGGATATAGAGAGTTTGCAAGACCTGGAAAAAATCCTTGAGGAAGCTATTCAGGACAAAGAGCAGAACAAAAGTTCTGAGCTGTACAAAGGTTGGTTTGGTGATGCACAACTCCAAACAGCTTATGCTTTCATGAGAAGGTTTCATAGGGCTAGTGAAAAAATAAGGAGGCTTATAAGGGAAAACGTGTCTTCATCAGTAAAATGGAAGGAGCAAAAACTCTCCGTAATAGACATAAGCGGACTTCACAGTATAGCCAAAATGTTTGTAGTAGGTGCCATTCTTAAAAAGATCTTTAAAGAAAAGGAAGAAAGCTCTAACCCTTATCCGAAACTTTTTGTAGTGCTTGATGAGCTTAACAAGTATGCACCAAAAGAAGGTTGGAGTCCTATAAAAGACATAGTCCTTGACATAGCTGAAAGAGGGAGAAGCCTTGGGGTGATCCTGATAGGCGCTCAGCAAACGGCAAGCGAGATAGAAAAAAGGGTACTTGCCAACTCTGCTGTAAAGATAGTGGGTAGGATGGATAGCAGCGAGGTATTAAGTAAGGAGTACGAATTTCTGATAGGGAACTTCAGACAAAGAGCCATAATGCTTAAAAAAGGCACTATGATAATGTATCAGCCGGATGTTCCTACACCACTTATATTTAGGTTCCCAAGACCTCCATGGGCTACAAAAAAGGAGGAAGTAGAGGAGGAGGTGCATGTACCGGAAGATTTTAATAATTTTTAG
- a CDS encoding N-acetylmuramoyl-L-alanine amidase: protein MYRKILIIFSLLWGISFGQAISVRYGDYQDKERIVLDFDRRVDYRVLLLEDPKRIVVDILSQEDFSLKMPKGIAYRIGKHPFGTRIVFEKDFSSVKAFSLEDPFRVVIDVFKSKGSDKAQADSEDDALIAILDPTVLKVIQYSDNTKERVISERKKNTIITQRRVIVVDAGHGGHDPGAIGYMGIKEKDINLAIAKKLAQYLAQDGRFRVIMTRKDDTFIPLQERANVALRNRADLFISIHTNASPQGISHHAGGTYVFAISSDAARKKKRQIIDNDSYARLVLGTSDVPISAKRVLADLAMDVTLYESVSFAEKIAKSVARELGREVEFRGIQRAGFAVLKTPGIPSVLVEVGFITNPDEATLMADRDFQDKFAYAIYRAVVNYFFPTENKLTLSQ from the coding sequence ATGTACCGGAAGATTTTAATAATTTTTAGTCTGCTTTGGGGTATCTCTTTCGGTCAGGCGATCAGCGTAAGGTACGGTGACTATCAAGATAAGGAGAGAATAGTTTTGGACTTTGACCGCAGGGTAGATTACCGCGTTTTACTCCTTGAGGACCCTAAGAGGATAGTAGTGGATATACTTTCTCAAGAGGACTTTTCTTTGAAGATGCCAAAAGGGATAGCCTACCGTATAGGTAAACATCCCTTCGGTACAAGGATAGTGTTTGAAAAGGATTTTTCCAGCGTAAAAGCCTTTTCTCTGGAAGATCCTTTCAGGGTCGTCATAGATGTGTTTAAAAGTAAGGGTAGTGATAAAGCCCAAGCTGACAGTGAGGACGATGCACTCATAGCCATACTTGATCCCACAGTGCTTAAGGTAATACAATACAGCGATAACACAAAGGAAAGGGTGATAAGCGAACGCAAGAAGAACACTATAATAACGCAGAGGAGGGTCATAGTTGTTGATGCTGGACACGGAGGGCATGACCCGGGCGCTATAGGATACATGGGCATAAAGGAGAAGGATATAAATCTCGCTATAGCTAAGAAGTTGGCTCAGTATCTGGCTCAGGATGGACGCTTTAGGGTTATAATGACGAGAAAGGACGATACATTTATACCTCTTCAAGAGAGGGCAAACGTAGCGCTCAGAAATAGAGCAGATCTTTTTATAAGCATACATACCAACGCATCTCCTCAAGGTATTTCTCACCACGCTGGGGGTACTTATGTATTTGCTATATCATCGGATGCGGCGAGAAAGAAGAAACGTCAGATAATAGATAACGATAGCTACGCCAGGCTTGTCTTGGGTACTTCGGATGTTCCTATAAGCGCAAAGAGAGTGCTTGCTGATCTTGCTATGGATGTTACCCTTTATGAGAGTGTATCTTTTGCTGAGAAGATAGCCAAAAGCGTAGCAAGGGAATTGGGTAGGGAAGTAGAGTTTAGAGGAATACAAAGAGCTGGCTTTGCTGTGTTAAAAACCCCTGGCATACCGTCGGTTCTCGTAGAAGTAGGTTTTATAACGAATCCTGATGAGGCTACGCTTATGGCCGACAGGGACTTTCAGGACAAATTCGCTTACGCCATATACAGAGCAGTAGTAAACTACTTCTTCCCAACCGAGAATAAGCTTACCTTAAGCCAATGA
- a CDS encoding 7-carboxy-7-deazaguanine synthase QueE has protein sequence MLRDKVRTGTALIINEIYPSVQGEGLLIGTPCILVRFQGCNLRCPWCDQPSALSFKKPNANIDDILEEIAKYPQRHVVLTGGEPFAQPSLHLLIYELLSRGYSVQIETNGTLWNEKLKDVATLLHITCSPKAVVNWYVHPSILQSAKELKFVVDDELSIHALKRKDFLPFLERKLIVLQPESNKVKFLLKALEIQEHLLKEGYTVRVIPQTHKLIGLR, from the coding sequence ATGCTACGAGATAAGGTTAGAACAGGCACAGCTTTGATCATAAACGAGATATATCCGAGCGTGCAGGGAGAAGGTTTGCTTATAGGGACCCCTTGTATTCTCGTAAGGTTTCAGGGATGCAATTTGAGATGCCCATGGTGTGATCAGCCTTCAGCCCTGTCTTTCAAAAAACCTAATGCGAATATAGATGATATTTTAGAAGAGATAGCTAAATACCCACAAAGACATGTGGTCCTAACGGGAGGAGAACCCTTCGCTCAACCGTCTCTGCATCTTTTAATTTACGAACTCCTAAGCAGAGGATACTCGGTTCAGATAGAGACAAACGGTACACTGTGGAACGAAAAGCTAAAAGATGTTGCAACTTTGTTACACATAACATGTTCACCCAAAGCCGTAGTAAACTGGTACGTACATCCTTCAATACTTCAAAGCGCAAAGGAGTTGAAGTTTGTTGTTGACGATGAACTCTCCATACATGCATTGAAGAGAAAGGATTTTCTTCCCTTCCTTGAAAGAAAGCTGATAGTACTCCAGCCGGAAAGTAACAAAGTAAAGTTTCTCTTAAAGGCACTGGAGATTCAAGAACACCTCCTTAAAGAGGGCTACACTGTTAGGGTAATACCTCAAACACATAAGCTCATTGGCTTAAGGTAA
- the infB gene encoding translation initiation factor IF-2 yields MSKVRLQDVAKELGKSVKDIRDLLKTYGIEKSNFSHLEEEELQIIYDNFTAEKEEDKEQKPQETKKEEIRTEKREEKPHTVESPKRYRKDEAKPEFRSKKEVKPKPPQKTSPALSVPKEQKVEEKPKKETPVEKKISKEEQQLLKKLEQQIEKKKKEENKEEELKIVEIPQIVTVRELSEILKIPPHQVMAELLKRGILATINQTIPSDVALSIAESMGFLAEIKKMEEKIQEEEEREEERNLQPRSPVVVVMGHVDHGKTTLLDAVRKTNVAQREKGGITQHIGASVVELSDGRKITFLDTPGHEAFTSLRARGAQVTDIAVLVVAADDGVMPQTVEAINHARAFNVPILVAVNKIDKPGADPQRVRRELSELGLIPEEWGGDTIFVDVSAKTGQNIQQLLEYILLLAEMLELKADPTKKAKGTIIESRLDKQRGVVATVLIQDGTLNVGDIFVAGTTYGKVRAMIDDKGKRLKSAGPSTPVEVLGFEELPMAGDTFKVVDDERTARQIAEARKLQKEHVEKVSKGLVLEEVFKKIQEGEITQLRLVVKADTVGSLEAIKKSLSEISSQEVTVKIIHGDVGGITENDVMLAKASGAIVIGFNVRPDVKAKETAEREKVDVRLYGIIYELVDDVKKALKGMLKPVEREVILGSAEVRAVFKIKSVGNVAGCYVLEGKVVRNAKARLIRNGVVIYDGKIEGLKRFKEDAQEVSKGYECGIKLKDYNDIKVGDVIECYEIRLEQAQL; encoded by the coding sequence ATGAGCAAAGTGAGGTTGCAGGACGTAGCTAAGGAATTAGGTAAAAGTGTAAAGGATATAAGGGATCTTTTAAAAACTTACGGAATAGAAAAATCTAACTTTTCACATCTTGAGGAGGAGGAGCTACAGATCATATACGATAATTTCACCGCAGAAAAGGAGGAGGATAAGGAACAAAAACCGCAAGAGACGAAAAAGGAGGAAATTAGAACCGAAAAGAGGGAAGAAAAACCACACACTGTGGAAAGTCCAAAGAGGTATAGAAAAGATGAGGCAAAACCTGAGTTTCGTAGCAAAAAGGAGGTAAAACCAAAACCTCCACAGAAAACCTCTCCAGCTTTGTCAGTGCCCAAGGAACAGAAAGTGGAGGAAAAACCCAAAAAGGAAACGCCTGTAGAAAAGAAGATTAGTAAAGAGGAACAGCAGCTCCTTAAAAAGCTTGAGCAGCAGATAGAAAAAAAGAAAAAGGAAGAAAATAAAGAGGAAGAACTGAAAATAGTTGAGATACCGCAGATAGTTACAGTGAGGGAACTCTCCGAAATACTTAAAATCCCACCTCACCAGGTGATGGCTGAACTTCTCAAGAGAGGTATCCTCGCCACAATAAACCAGACTATACCTTCCGATGTTGCTCTATCTATAGCTGAAAGTATGGGTTTTCTTGCGGAAATAAAAAAGATGGAAGAGAAAATACAGGAGGAAGAGGAAAGGGAGGAAGAGAGGAATCTCCAACCCAGATCACCTGTAGTGGTAGTTATGGGACACGTTGATCACGGAAAGACAACTCTTCTTGATGCTGTTCGTAAGACAAACGTGGCACAGAGGGAAAAGGGAGGTATAACCCAGCACATAGGCGCATCAGTGGTTGAGCTTTCGGACGGAAGAAAGATAACTTTTTTAGATACACCGGGTCACGAAGCCTTCACATCTTTGAGAGCGAGAGGTGCGCAGGTAACTGATATAGCTGTGCTCGTAGTTGCTGCGGATGACGGAGTTATGCCTCAAACGGTGGAAGCTATAAACCATGCAAGAGCTTTCAACGTACCTATTTTAGTGGCTGTAAACAAAATAGACAAGCCGGGAGCCGATCCTCAAAGGGTGAGGAGGGAACTTTCTGAGCTTGGACTTATACCTGAAGAATGGGGAGGAGACACTATATTCGTGGATGTTTCTGCAAAGACCGGTCAGAATATACAGCAGCTCCTTGAGTACATACTGCTTTTAGCCGAAATGCTTGAACTTAAAGCCGACCCTACCAAGAAGGCAAAGGGTACCATCATAGAATCAAGATTGGACAAACAGAGGGGGGTAGTAGCTACCGTTTTGATACAGGACGGTACCCTCAACGTGGGTGATATATTCGTGGCTGGAACAACTTACGGCAAGGTCAGAGCTATGATAGATGACAAGGGGAAGAGATTAAAGTCTGCAGGTCCATCCACACCTGTAGAGGTACTCGGTTTTGAAGAACTTCCTATGGCGGGGGATACTTTCAAGGTTGTAGATGATGAAAGAACGGCAAGGCAGATAGCCGAAGCGAGAAAACTCCAAAAGGAACATGTGGAAAAGGTATCAAAAGGTTTAGTCTTGGAAGAGGTGTTTAAGAAAATACAGGAGGGGGAAATAACTCAGTTGAGGCTTGTGGTAAAGGCAGATACGGTAGGCTCTTTGGAAGCTATAAAAAAATCTCTATCTGAAATCTCATCCCAAGAAGTAACCGTTAAAATCATACATGGAGACGTTGGTGGTATTACCGAAAACGATGTTATGCTTGCAAAAGCGAGTGGTGCTATAGTTATAGGCTTCAACGTAAGACCCGATGTGAAAGCCAAAGAAACTGCGGAACGGGAAAAGGTGGACGTGAGACTTTACGGCATAATCTACGAATTGGTAGATGACGTAAAGAAAGCACTAAAAGGTATGCTAAAGCCTGTAGAGAGGGAGGTCATTTTAGGATCCGCTGAGGTCAGAGCTGTCTTTAAGATAAAGTCGGTAGGGAATGTAGCCGGTTGTTACGTACTTGAAGGAAAAGTTGTCAGGAATGCCAAAGCGAGACTTATAAGAAACGGTGTGGTCATATATGACGGTAAGATAGAGGGTTTAAAGAGATTCAAAGAGGATGCGCAGGAAGTATCAAAGGGATACGAATGTGGTATAAAGCTGAAAGATTACAACGATATAAAGGTGGGTGACGTAATAGAATGCTACGAGATAAGGTTAGAACAGGCACAGCTTTGA
- a CDS encoding lipoate--protein ligase — translation MIEVKTGAENMIIDWENLIALEEGRGKPTSRIYMWSEPTISIGYSQEPREFSVPVVRRPTGGGALLHGWDISFSLVDYRERWGKSFTDIYRNFSEKLANALRVFDIRIEICKQKGGYGDRYFCFFFPTFGELTVGGRKFVACAMRTLREAFLIHGSIFINLDYERASEIIHIPKDHLMERLVCANEIGLSMEEILQALLKSL, via the coding sequence ATGATAGAGGTAAAAACCGGTGCAGAGAATATGATCATAGACTGGGAAAATCTGATAGCTCTTGAGGAGGGGAGGGGAAAGCCTACCAGCAGGATATACATGTGGAGCGAACCCACCATCAGCATAGGTTATTCTCAAGAACCGAGGGAATTTTCTGTACCGGTTGTGAGAAGACCAACAGGCGGAGGTGCATTACTACACGGATGGGACATATCTTTTTCTTTGGTAGATTATAGGGAAAGGTGGGGAAAGAGCTTTACCGATATATACAGGAATTTCAGCGAAAAGCTTGCTAACGCCCTGAGAGTTTTTGATATCCGCATAGAGATATGCAAACAGAAAGGAGGTTACGGCGATCGCTACTTTTGCTTTTTCTTCCCTACCTTCGGAGAGTTGACAGTCGGAGGGAGAAAGTTCGTAGCGTGCGCTATGAGAACTTTGAGGGAAGCTTTTCTAATACACGGGAGTATCTTTATTAACCTTGATTACGAAAGAGCGAGTGAAATAATACACATACCAAAGGATCATCTCATGGAACGATTGGTGTGCGCAAATGAGATAGGTCTCAGTATGGAAGAGATTTTGCAAGCGCTACTTAAAAGCTTATAA
- the bioB gene encoding biotin synthase BioB: MDKFEKFIIDVGEKALKYEPLTKDEALSILRLPDEYVAFLVYTAQKVKNAFFVPSKVEFCSIINAKSGACSEDCKFCAQSKFYKTPINIYPLVPKEEILEGAYRGVEFGANRYCVVLSGKSASHDEVERIADAVKQIKQVERLPINVCVSAGTLDEEDLLKLKSAGVKRINHNLETSERFFTNIVTTHTWRERYETIKRIKSVGLSTCCGGIFGMGETDEDRVDLALTYRKLEVDSIPLNFLMPIEGTPLQEAPGVNPIEALKIIAMFRLTNPKAELRLCGGREQTLRDFHGMAVLMTNAMMVGGYLTRAGRDIKKDYQLLKDMKAERLHTILE, encoded by the coding sequence ATGGATAAATTTGAGAAGTTTATCATAGATGTAGGAGAAAAAGCCCTGAAGTATGAGCCTTTAACAAAAGATGAAGCCCTTTCTATACTTAGATTGCCGGATGAGTATGTGGCTTTTCTGGTATACACAGCGCAGAAGGTGAAAAACGCCTTTTTTGTACCTTCAAAGGTGGAGTTTTGTTCTATCATAAATGCTAAAAGCGGGGCTTGTTCGGAAGATTGTAAGTTCTGCGCTCAGTCCAAGTTTTATAAGACACCTATAAACATATACCCCCTCGTTCCAAAGGAAGAGATACTGGAAGGTGCATACAGAGGTGTGGAGTTTGGAGCAAACAGATATTGCGTGGTATTGAGCGGGAAAAGTGCATCACATGATGAGGTAGAGAGAATTGCGGATGCAGTAAAACAAATAAAGCAGGTAGAGAGATTACCTATAAATGTGTGCGTTTCAGCAGGTACACTTGATGAAGAGGATCTTCTAAAGCTCAAATCTGCTGGTGTAAAGCGCATAAATCATAATCTTGAAACATCGGAGAGGTTTTTCACAAACATAGTCACGACTCACACATGGAGGGAACGGTATGAAACGATAAAGCGTATAAAATCCGTTGGGCTTTCCACGTGCTGTGGTGGTATATTCGGTATGGGTGAAACTGACGAAGATAGGGTAGATCTGGCACTCACCTACAGGAAACTTGAAGTGGACTCTATACCCCTGAACTTTCTCATGCCCATAGAAGGTACACCTCTACAGGAAGCTCCCGGAGTTAATCCCATTGAAGCTCTGAAGATCATAGCAATGTTTAGGCTCACTAATCCTAAAGCTGAACTTAGATTGTGCGGAGGGAGAGAACAAACGCTACGAGACTTTCATGGTATGGCTGTTTTAATGACAAACGCCATGATGGTAGGAGGGTATCTTACCCGTGCGGGAAGGGATATAAAAAAGGACTATCAGCTACTCAAGGACATGAAGGCTGAAAGACTGCACACTATACTTGAATGA